The window GTATAAGAGGCTGCCTGTCTACAACTTTGGATTGGGGAAGAGGTAAGATGATCttctctctcgtgtgggttgtgagatgaatgaccgactttatcaaccctggtatcagagttattgagctgctaaaggcccctgacctggctcatgtgacgactaatacttacttaagcaAACAGGAGCGGTGACAGATATCTTAACATGCTCTTCGAAGcaacggatcttcttactttcgggcaatcgggtgatcactctgcaatcgaacccggacctctagatcgtgaacccagcgctctaaccactagactaagGAGGCTGTTggggaaaaaatatattattaggtACACCTTATTTATCAAAACTGATTGTTCACAAACAATGCGAAATAAGGTATCGGTGAAGTTAGAACTCATTTATATGAGTCACATAATACCAATTAGATAAgtactaaaattaattattagcgTAAACAAGTAATTACAGAATTTATAGTAAATAAGATTTAGGACATCAAAAGGAAGAATTATGAGAATCGATAATGGTTCTGACTACATAGactcaaaattacaattactcTTGACACAaaatcttaagatggatattatgaattctgtactgaaaagtatcggcgctcAAAGGACGTAATTATATACGAGACCCTGACCACCATAGCCATAGAGGCTGCCAATCAGCTCCAGCCCAGCCGacgcggtcgacgatttcccatattcagcgcttatcgctatcgacccactaggatcgattaattctttcaaatatattcctctcagacgacgccctgagccaagggtCGCGCCCGACTGGGCCACCCTCAGTCCCTGTCTTAAATTtggtaccggatgagagcccttagcgctctccattgtccggccaagtagttaatgccatttgccgccaatctacaataagtcatgtgaAAGGTGTGAAAGGAAGACATTATGGATATATAGATCAAGTGTTTGGCATCGAGGATATGCTGCGAAACAGAGAATAGTACCCCGccagccacaagttggtagtgtgactagggatccaCGATCCTACAGTGGTatattggaagttgtatatatgcgtcacgctgtgaaaacttcgatagcgcgtttcaggactgcattattgaatggtggcgccatctgttgcatatgggcggaactagctagTCAACTAGTTAGGTTCGCCACAAGGGTATCTCTGTATTATTTGACATTGACTTCGATATTGTCCCCAGGTCAAGGCCGTACTCCTTCGGCCTCGGCAAGCGGTCAGTGGACGAGGAGCAGTCTGAAGAGCAGTACCCGAGCGACATCGATCAAGACGCCTTGGCTGAATTCTTCGACCAGTACGATGACTCGCCAGGTCAGTATTATgcttttaaaatacatatacttctctcgtgtgagttatgAGAGCAATGACtgaccacatcaaccctgaGAGTTACTTTATAtactacggcctccgtggtccagtggttgagcgttgggctcacgatccagaggttccgggttcgaatcccggtggggacatgtcacaaaaatcactatgtgatcccttatttggttaggacactacaggctgatcacttcatcgtccgaaagtaagatgatgcgtgcttcggtaggcacgttaagtcgttggtcccagttaccaggtacttactgatgtaagtgagtaatcgttacatgagccacgtcaggggcatttggcggctcaataaccctgagaccagagttgtgaggtgaattagcaacctcacaacccacacgataaacgATTTGAAGGATAATCatttctttcttacttttatAGTGTACGAGAAACGCGCTCGGCCCTACAGCTTCGGTTTGGGGAAGCGCTTCGCTGATGATGTTGAACTGTCGGAAGACAAGCGGGCGAGAGCATACGACTTCGGCTTAGGAAAACGGCTACCACTGTACAACTTTGGCCTGGGCAAACGAGCTAGGAATTACAACTTTGGCCTTGGCAAACGGCTAAGCAGCAAGTTCAACTTCGGCCTAGgaaaacgggaacgggacatgCATCGGTTTAACTTTGGACTTGGGAAGAGGTCCGCGGATGATCTGGACGACAGCGAAAATACCGGAGTTTGAATCATTTACTTTTGTGTTTCCCGGAGAGAGCTAAAGTTGAACAATACTTCGAATTcccgttattccgtttttttattttggtcccCTGCAAAAAGCGTCTACGGGAAAAGAATTCGCGCTGTTTTAATTCAAAGTGTGACTCGCTCACAGTTCTTTATAAAAACATGTCTTTATTCCTTCCGCCTCTACTGTGCTTTTGCAAAACATTTTCGACTAAGACCTTTAGTTAATTAAGGATTCTCTTGTGAAATACCCAGCCAATTTTCACAAGACAATCATGCACAAATTCACTCCTTTTTTaaactcttttttttatatttactgaatttattatttacaatttatattttttaaaccatAAATCCCTTAACTCTATTTTAGCTCTCTCCAAAGTTTATATTTTACTCCTCTAAAACTCGGACtgttaataaattaatcattCTCTAAGCTGTATAAGTAGATAAACATCGTAATTCTaaagaacaaaatatttttatgatatataacagtattttccatcttaataaaaatgaaaaatccaAATTGTATCGACCTTTGAATCACTGAAACTCgacgtcaaattaaaattaataattattttaagttgaattctgtaaattattgttataaatgtaGTTATTTATGTAAAAGATAGTAACATAGTAATTAACTTATAAAAAGTTCATAAGATTGTAATGTTATGGAGTTACGattctaaataaattaaataataaaataaagagcaTTTATTTCTAGTATATTATTTCTAATgactaactaaataaaaataataaacataaaaaaattaaaaatgttcgaTAAATaccttacttacctacctactttttacttttaattattttacagatctaattatttttctataaaaaagaatatattgCAAGCTAAAGTTTAtcagaattcaaaaatattttgtaatatatacctattGGCCCAGTACAGTAGGGTCGttaatttctttcaaatataatcctctcagaagtcgccctgagccgaggttcgcgcccaactgagcaccctcaggcctgccgTCTTAAATTTCGTAACAGGTGAAAGCTATTTGCGTTCtccatttggccggccaagtagtgaatgccatatgcggaaactttacaataagtcacgtcataataaaagacatttcgtaaaaagtatcttatttatcCTCTTGCATATTATAACGtaggtactaatattataactCACCGCTAATTCACCGCAAATTGTAACatattataagctcacgactatatcccaattggggtagtcagaagtacatccatcgcaagatgaactaagtatccacacctcaccgagcgatctgttagaccaacgtgataggtggtgactaGTGATGTTCcaaatatccgtatccgtatccgcggatatccgagataaaagaaaaatccgtatccgtatccgtgtccgttacttttcacgcggatctttttcaggtgattaagtagaattattaaataaaaaactataaaattccattcagattattttaccataaccaaaacaaaagtactacccacgcaatgcaagttaaaacgtgtccCGCCTGACGTCAATTATCGTTTCAGAATCGAGGGCGccgacaccaatcgaataatatcgaatgagaaaataaagatccgtatccgtatccgcggatctttacactaaatatccgtattcagatccgtatccgcggatatacatttttaacgatccggcacatcactagtggtgacatggtataataaaacaacaaggtatgaaaagccgccattgctagtcttttgatgacgtaagtgttacatgagtgttaccattaaaatggtatctccaacattctaaggacttaaattttattattaaaaattaagcgaattactgacgaATGTACTTAATTACTGTCATttgacacatatatatatataatggtgctaattcctgtaaataccatctaattttattttaagttatatctgtccttttcttatccgccgaaaaggaaagggacgggtaatcgacaagcataaaatttatggaacacacgtcaattttaagcacaaatctaaaccaaccgtctaaaaattttacgtcagtcaataacccgacacattaatttactcattctttctaaaattaagagctgtgaatcatccgtccctttccttttcgacggatacgaaaatgacggatataacctaaaataaaattaggcggtgtctgcaggaatcggggccaatcttttactaaaacttTGAAatatccttgcaaagtaaattgaaaacattatatatataatttattttttacaaaatgacaccggagggtgagatgacgtcagtgcggctaactttgaaatgttagctgtcagttttgagcataacttgttttattataccataggtggtgagccgtatcgccatcctTAATAAATACTTGAGCCAAcgcaactgtattagtgaaaaccgGGAATTGTTTGGCCGTAAATTCATAGTTCAGTGAAACTTTAACTATGATTGATTTATTGCGAGGAAGGCTTTAACCACAAGCTGCGCGATGGATTACAAATTCAATAACCGTCCATCCTTGATGAGactattaaaaattataagttGGTGATAATGATGACAAATCACCTAATTAGATTTTTTATCGTACAGGACATCACTAATTCCAGAGCCACGCTAtcgtcggtgtaacattcttcatgctacttttttagggaaaaatagggcagtggttttcctcttgccttctgccccgcagtactctgtctgaagcgattgggatggcgcccagagtagtctatttcaaagccgtactaggacttctgtcctccgcctctgaagagtactgacagttactgctgccctctgtcaggttccaggttacagtcctagtgacttgccccttcagtccgttgccgtaccgatggctcccatatccgcctctgcaatcgttgaggtcttcacccgtatccctgggcaataccccgtaggtctgggtccttATCCGAACTCAgtcaccatctcactccggcctactgagtAAGAGGCATTATGCACCGTACAGATACATAATACTAAACATATACCCTTCTGCCTACCCTCTTGGGGATAcatgcgtgatgctatgtatgtattccgtgctgcggaaggcaccttaagccgtctGTCCCAGGGTACTAGCTCAAACACCCCTAAAAAGCCGCACTGGAAGAgagtgttggagtatgctccatacctcctccggttgattgaaggctggcctgtgcccagcagtgggacgtataaaggctgttaatgttatttttaaaagaatcgTAACTCCATAAATACATAACTAATGTCAAATACTGTAAGTTTCTTAAGACTTAAAATAATGTGTTGTTTCAATATAACCATTAAATATACAAGAAAAATCGAATTACACAAATCATAGAGATGATTGCATTATTCTATGTTATTATTTAGTTTTCCTGAAAAAAAGAACACcaagccgcagtggagcagcatggtggagtatgcataaaaccccctacggttgattgaggggaagcctgggccagcagtgggacgaatattagcaatttatgtttatttttaaatcagcTCCATTTCTCTTCGGAACAGCGCTCTCAGACAACGCCATATctattctatacagggtgttagtgacatcgtaacgaatactgagggggatgattccacttgatatcaactcagaatcatagtctgaatcatccctcaaagttttcgttacgatgtcactaacaccctgtatagaataaACAAGAAACATAAAATGGACACTCCCTGCCCCGCACCAACACGAGCGTGGAGctagctt is drawn from Pectinophora gossypiella chromosome 19, ilPecGoss1.1, whole genome shotgun sequence and contains these coding sequences:
- the LOC126375567 gene encoding helicostatins isoform X2 produces the protein MFYMSIPVCFLVIGAALCAPERLQHERDPGDARDSHETDPLHVTDPEHRTDSMHIVPLEKRSPHYDFGLGKRAYSYVSEYKRLPVYNFGLGKRSRPYSFGLGKRSVDEEQSEEQYPSDIDQDALAEFFDQYDDSPVYEKRARPYSFGLGKRFADDVELSEDKRARAYDFGLGKRLPLYNFGLGKRARNYNFGLGKRLSSKFNFGLGKRERDMHRFNFGLGKRSADDLDDSENTGV
- the LOC126375567 gene encoding helicostatins isoform X1 yields the protein MEQRCSSSSIIMFYMSIPVCFLVIGAALCAPERLQHERDPGDARDSHETDPLHVTDPEHRTDSMHIVPLEKRSPHYDFGLGKRAYSYVSEYKRLPVYNFGLGKRSRPYSFGLGKRSVDEEQSEEQYPSDIDQDALAEFFDQYDDSPVYEKRARPYSFGLGKRFADDVELSEDKRARAYDFGLGKRLPLYNFGLGKRARNYNFGLGKRLSSKFNFGLGKRERDMHRFNFGLGKRSADDLDDSENTGV